A genomic region of Paralichthys olivaceus isolate ysfri-2021 chromosome 18, ASM2471397v2, whole genome shotgun sequence contains the following coding sequences:
- the pnx gene encoding homeobox protein pnx: MHSHMRPGRSSAEMQPLAAKLPLVHRTPFSVEDILDPTKFTRKIFCCEGAAATGAFAKRDGPREKQHPPAGESCSPEEEALSPEKLDESKAKKSRRIRTAFSLEQLQVLERSFHRCHYLSVLERHTIATALRLSETQVKIWFQNRRTKWKKERVQGSEPEEERGFAASFTSHPALCSCPSCRPLLCRHLQLPAPLPLLPLPHHLYYM; this comes from the exons ATGCACAGCCACATGCGTCCTGGTCGGTCCTCAGCTGAAATGCAGCCACTTGCAGCCAAACTACCGCTTGTGCACAGAACACCTTTTTCTGTGGAGGATATTTTGGACCCCACGAAATTTACAAGGAAAATATTCTGTTGTGAAGGCGCAGCAGCTACAG gaGCCTTCGCAAAAAGGGATGGACCCAGAGAGAAGCAGCACCCCCCGGCAGGTGAAAGCTGCAGCCCGGAGGAGGAGGCTCTGAGTCCGGAGAAGCTCGACGAGTCAAAGGCAAAAAAGAGCCGACGCATCCGCACCGCGTTCAGcctggagcagctgcaggtccTGGAGCGCAGCTTCCACCGGTGCCACTACCTGTCGGTGCTGGAGCGACACACCATCGCCACGGCCCTCCGCCTCTCAGAGACCCAGGTGAAGATCTGGTTTCAGAACAGACGCACCAAGTGGAAGAAGGAGCGTGTGCAGGGCAGCGAGCCGGAGGAGGAGCGCGGCTTCGCGGCGTCCTTCACCTCCCACCCCGCTCTCTGCTCCTGTCCGAGCTGCAGGCCGCTGCTCTGCCGCCACCTGCAGCTCCCCGcgccgctgccgctgctgccgctgccccACCACCTCTACTACATGTAG